The genomic interval CCTCACGCTGAAATCCCGGGAGAGAACCCTAGCGACAGCACCACCAACATAGCCGCTACCCCCAGTAATAGCAATTATTTCTTTCATTCTTGATACCCTCCTAATCATGCAGAGAATCAATACTTAAAAGCTTTCCACACGCTAGCTTTGAGAGAGTAGCTTTATTTTCTAATTTGCATTAAATTTGTACCCCTATTTTCGTACATTTTAAACAAGCATTTTCTTCCTTTAACAACCATATTATATACTTTTAGATAGTCATTTGCTATCTTTCTAATGTCAAATCGATTTTCAACTTCTTCTTTTGCTTTTTTCCCAATAAGCATTCTTTTTTCAGGATCTTGTGCAAGATTAATTATAGCATCTGCTAAATCGCTCGGAGAATGAGCAGGGACCAATATGCCTGTCTCTCCATTTTTAATAATTTCAGGAAAGGGTCCTACACGCGTAGCTATTACTGGCTTTCCACAGGCCATTGCCTCAATTAAAGCTATTCCGAAGGCTTCGACAATGGAAGGTAAAACAAAGACATCACATCGTTTTAGAAGACTCCATTTTTCATTTTCTGAAACAAAACCTGTAAATATAACCTTTCCTTGGAGCTTCAATTCTTCGACTAACTTTTTGAGTTTAGCTTCTTCGCTACCTTTACCAGCAATAACCAACTTAGCATTAGGGACTTTTTGAACAACTCTTGGAAAGGCTTTAACTAAGTCTTCCAGAGATTTTTTAGGATGAAGACGTCCCAGATAAAGGATAACGAAGTCCTCTTTATGTATCCCATACTTCTCTACGGTCTCTATGTCTCCTAACAATGAAGCTTTCCTGGTATCAATACCATTATACACAACCTGTATCTTGGAAGGATTAGAGCCGGCTTCAATAGCATCTTTTACCATGCTTTTACTTACAACAATATGGATATCTATTAGCTTCAGTGTAAGCCATATATACATGGCTAGACTCCTGTACAATCTCATACCATATCCTATACTTTTATCTTTTTGAATATCAACGCCATGCGAAGTCACAACTACTGGAATCCTTAGTATTTTACCTGCAAGGCCCCAAAGTGCAGAGGGGAAAACATACTGGGCGTGTACAACATCACATCGTACTCTCACAAGGAACTTGAATACTGTGAAAAAGTTTTTAATCAAACTAAACTTTCCATATTTTAATATAG from Candidatus Methanomethylicota archaeon carries:
- a CDS encoding glycosyltransferase family 4 protein, whose protein sequence is MICPFEFPSLGGAEMLTYELAKSLANSNEIFILSLSSKSASEQIDFKDKNLHVFPILKYGKFSLIKNFFTVFKFLVRVRCDVVHAQYVFPSALWGLAGKILRIPVVVTSHGVDIQKDKSIGYGMRLYRSLAMYIWLTLKLIDIHIVVSKSMVKDAIEAGSNPSKIQVVYNGIDTRKASLLGDIETVEKYGIHKEDFVILYLGRLHPKKSLEDLVKAFPRVVQKVPNAKLVIAGKGSEEAKLKKLVEELKLQGKVIFTGFVSENEKWSLLKRCDVFVLPSIVEAFGIALIEAMACGKPVIATRVGPFPEIIKNGETGILVPAHSPSDLADAIINLAQDPEKRMLIGKKAKEEVENRFDIRKIANDYLKVYNMVVKGRKCLFKMYENRGTNLMQIRK